In Rhizobium sp. WSM4643, the following are encoded in one genomic region:
- a CDS encoding GIY-YIG nuclease family protein gives MLTFATLLDLAGIARSSVRLLRHQDNRHPGHPSPYALWRDNRPRFEEYQATQGFGDALDLKAPIWASFVGVPGRETLFVGLYTAELIGALPEDRAHPITGGIEPAGSCNLYRLDPKPELSEYAGRLWIEWGKGYRAWIQRGDRVPKPIVELRRAFGEDPFPGFSALILNLSEIETIPASWWAALSSTRGIYLLSCPRTREQYVGMASGSDGFMGRWREYFATGHGGNIGLKSRDPSDYRVSILETVGSAATVNDMLALETRWKTKLLSREMGLNRN, from the coding sequence GTGCTGACCTTCGCGACCCTTCTCGATCTAGCTGGCATTGCTCGTAGCTCCGTGCGGCTTCTGCGACATCAGGACAACCGCCACCCCGGCCATCCGTCACCCTATGCCCTCTGGCGGGATAACCGCCCTCGTTTCGAGGAATATCAGGCGACACAGGGGTTCGGTGACGCTCTCGACCTCAAGGCTCCCATCTGGGCGTCTTTCGTCGGTGTCCCCGGCCGAGAAACCCTCTTCGTAGGGCTTTATACCGCCGAGCTGATTGGAGCCCTTCCCGAAGATCGCGCTCATCCCATTACTGGCGGGATTGAACCGGCCGGGAGTTGCAATCTCTATCGCCTCGATCCGAAGCCAGAGCTGTCGGAATATGCGGGTCGCCTTTGGATCGAATGGGGCAAAGGCTATCGAGCTTGGATACAGCGAGGCGACCGAGTTCCAAAGCCCATCGTCGAGCTTCGACGCGCCTTCGGAGAAGACCCTTTCCCTGGCTTTTCCGCGTTGATCCTCAATTTGTCCGAGATAGAGACAATCCCGGCAAGCTGGTGGGCTGCACTGTCCTCCACAAGAGGCATCTACCTGCTCTCGTGCCCTCGTACCCGAGAACAGTATGTCGGCATGGCATCTGGTTCTGACGGGTTCATGGGAAGATGGCGAGAGTATTTCGCGACGGGTCACGGGGGAAACATCGGCCTGAAAAGCCGTGATCCAAGCGATTATCGCGTCTCAATCCTCGAAACAGTTGGAAGCGCCGCTACGGTCAACGACATGTTGGCCTTGGAAACGCGCTGGAAAACAAAATTACTCAGCCGCGAAATGGGCCTAAACCGGAATTAG
- a CDS encoding T4SS efffector SepA family protein, producing MKIELTDETFSRLQAIAKPLVDTPETVILRLLEGYVDSPKASPGGYRLYDPQNPPSLFHTTVLSATLNGMPLRSAEAFWNNILVAMIKELAVRKKTPADIRAIVQANTVTGEKTANGYKWIKEAGISLQGLDANNAWKNIAFVAMTTGQTVEVKFRWQDKEGLENANKVGMFAIPPVAKQGD from the coding sequence GTGAAGATTGAGTTGACTGATGAGACCTTTTCCAGACTTCAGGCGATTGCCAAACCGTTGGTCGACACTCCGGAAACCGTCATCCTGAGGCTGTTGGAGGGTTACGTGGATTCGCCGAAGGCGTCTCCTGGTGGCTACCGACTATACGATCCACAAAATCCACCAAGCTTGTTCCACACCACAGTCCTTTCGGCCACGTTGAATGGAATGCCGCTCAGGTCGGCTGAGGCGTTCTGGAACAACATATTGGTTGCGATGATCAAGGAGCTGGCGGTACGCAAAAAAACGCCAGCCGACATTCGAGCTATCGTGCAGGCGAACACCGTAACAGGCGAGAAAACTGCCAACGGCTACAAGTGGATCAAGGAGGCTGGCATCTCTCTCCAGGGCCTCGATGCCAATAACGCCTGGAAGAATATTGCCTTCGTGGCAATGACCACAGGGCAGACGGTAGAAGTGAAATTCCGTTGGCAGGATAAAGAGGGCCTGGAGAACGCCAATAAGGTTGGCATGTTCGCAATCCCGCCCGTCGCGAAACAAGGTGACTAG
- the ligD gene encoding non-homologous end-joining DNA ligase, translating into MAKVPRSPPRSKPLLGHDNGQLQSSPIRKRNRAQPQLLFDPMPDRVEPALAALKAKAPAGNFGWEIKWDGYRLAVHIEPKGVRLLTRGGYNWVDRFPAIAEAARELGPATMILDGEAVMLDEQGRSGFNLLQASLGADGRKSGNLTSPAILYAFDILYLDGHDLRGLDYQERRHLLEDALAGHEGAIRLSEEVDADPSALLEHACRLGVEGIVGKNRDSKYRSGRTGDWVKLKCVSSEGFMIVGYEPSNGAHGGFASLLLAAYKGNDLIYVGSVGTGFKESQTLQLRKMMDKLLWKRRQPPVPYSGKHQVIWLQPTLIAEVEFRAWTTDGKLRHPAYKGLREVQDNADVYRIKDGDDEGA; encoded by the coding sequence ATGGCAAAAGTCCCGCGTTCGCCACCCCGATCCAAACCCTTGCTTGGCCATGATAACGGTCAGCTACAAAGCAGTCCGATCCGCAAGCGAAACCGTGCGCAACCGCAACTGTTATTCGATCCCATGCCGGATCGTGTCGAACCAGCATTGGCAGCGTTGAAGGCAAAGGCACCGGCGGGCAACTTCGGGTGGGAGATAAAGTGGGACGGATACCGTCTTGCCGTCCATATCGAACCCAAGGGGGTCCGCTTGCTGACACGCGGCGGGTATAACTGGGTGGATCGGTTCCCTGCGATTGCGGAAGCTGCCCGCGAGCTTGGACCGGCCACGATGATCCTGGACGGTGAAGCGGTCATGCTCGATGAGCAAGGTCGCAGTGGCTTCAACCTCCTGCAGGCATCTCTCGGCGCGGATGGCCGGAAGAGTGGCAACCTGACGTCGCCAGCAATCTTATACGCATTCGACATCTTATACCTAGATGGGCACGACCTGCGGGGGCTCGATTACCAGGAACGGCGGCATCTGCTCGAAGATGCCCTTGCTGGTCACGAGGGAGCGATCCGTCTGTCTGAGGAGGTAGATGCCGACCCCTCCGCGCTATTGGAACATGCATGTCGCCTTGGCGTCGAAGGCATTGTCGGCAAAAATCGGGACAGCAAATATCGATCCGGTAGAACCGGCGACTGGGTAAAACTGAAATGTGTTTCAAGCGAAGGTTTTATGATCGTCGGATACGAACCAAGCAATGGGGCCCATGGCGGCTTTGCGTCACTCCTGTTGGCCGCCTACAAGGGTAACGATCTTATATACGTCGGATCCGTCGGCACGGGTTTTAAAGAATCCCAAACGTTGCAGCTTCGGAAAATGATGGACAAGCTACTTTGGAAGCGAAGGCAACCACCAGTGCCATATTCCGGAAAGCATCAGGTCATATGGCTCCAGCCCACCCTCATTGCTGAAGTCGAATTCAGGGCATGGACAACCGACGGCAAGCTCCGACACCCCGCGTACAAAGGTTTGCGTGAGGTGCAGGATAATGCCGATGTTTATCGGATCAAGGATGGAGATGACGAGGGAGCATGA
- a CDS encoding transglycosylase SLT domain-containing protein, with the protein MIRTFIAALAVATCLTGCTGVAITNGTLGVKFAPDDSGHLQPSISLDLKIEDREPVDHKPSVSGNSQRDTESVRSSARSHIRASTTSAFLSPSQREMLDLTMQVAERRDIDKADFAALVWIESRFNANAKNPNSSASGLCQFTAATAAQYKLTAPFDARKNLEACAVLWNDNSAFFETKVGHKPSASDLYLMHQQGAGTAINLALGGNRLAKSVASRDSIALNLPGGNPDTVSADEFLLVWKAQFEKSRRLFTSR; encoded by the coding sequence ATGATCAGGACTTTCATCGCCGCTCTTGCGGTCGCCACCTGCCTCACCGGATGCACTGGTGTGGCTATTACGAACGGCACATTGGGCGTGAAATTTGCGCCCGACGATAGCGGCCACTTGCAGCCGTCGATCTCTCTTGATCTCAAGATAGAGGATCGTGAACCTGTCGATCATAAGCCATCGGTGTCTGGCAACAGCCAGCGGGACACCGAATCGGTGCGGTCCTCGGCTCGGTCACACATTCGGGCATCGACGACTTCGGCCTTCCTGTCTCCGTCACAACGCGAGATGCTCGACCTGACCATGCAGGTCGCTGAACGCCGAGACATCGACAAGGCAGACTTTGCGGCACTCGTCTGGATCGAGAGCAGATTCAACGCAAACGCAAAGAATCCCAATAGCAGCGCATCTGGACTGTGCCAGTTCACGGCGGCTACCGCCGCACAATACAAGCTGACCGCGCCGTTCGATGCTCGAAAGAACCTCGAAGCCTGCGCAGTCCTATGGAACGACAACTCGGCATTCTTTGAAACCAAAGTTGGCCACAAGCCGTCCGCTAGCGACCTTTACCTGATGCACCAACAAGGTGCCGGTACCGCAATCAATCTCGCACTTGGCGGAAATCGGCTTGCTAAAAGCGTCGCATCGCGAGACTCCATCGCCCTGAACCTTCCCGGCGGCAATCCTGACACCGTAAGCGCCGACGAATTTCTCCTCGTGTGGAAGGCGCAGTTCGAGAAGTCCCGGCGGTTGTTTACTTCCCGTTGA
- a CDS encoding DUF2806 domain-containing protein: MAGVRADVEALDAAIESYRRLLKVSIPYDDIARLTVGRKGPTVSPRSFRHMRVGMKTTYERLSAIAEVLKADVETLIANESPSGSLAVVSDNNRQLDVYEEVVGALVDALVNGMIAQLGPEKQSDEEFYSEVTSKILSGTLAKEVQSENAKLFFAAARSPERELRFERNIRKIAEKSLPFLRDATSIETMPDQTWLDTYSTFAEKISDEDLQTLWGQVLAREFTDSGSISLKTLRVLQDLTKRQANLFAKLCGSVVLVSEDRAGKEDTHYLSIRLDGGMPDYLKLTGLDFPDLVELADFGLVTLGTRAFEADAGAWFTYFDKQFQITDKVAIRCNPLSSVGKELYHLAQGEKSEAYLKAVKKLFKNKVGPDEPVASKSKFR, from the coding sequence ATGGCGGGGGTCAGAGCAGACGTGGAGGCGCTCGACGCTGCAATTGAGAGCTACAGGCGTTTACTGAAAGTGTCTATTCCATACGACGATATCGCGCGACTTACTGTAGGACGAAAGGGGCCAACGGTATCGCCCAGATCGTTTCGGCATATGCGGGTAGGTATGAAAACGACCTACGAGAGGCTGAGCGCTATCGCGGAGGTTTTGAAAGCCGACGTCGAGACGCTCATCGCCAACGAAAGTCCCAGCGGGTCTCTCGCTGTCGTCAGTGACAACAACAGACAGCTTGACGTTTATGAAGAGGTTGTCGGGGCACTTGTTGACGCTCTGGTCAATGGAATGATCGCGCAGCTCGGCCCTGAAAAGCAGTCGGACGAGGAATTCTATTCAGAAGTTACGAGCAAAATCCTTTCCGGCACTCTGGCGAAGGAGGTTCAATCTGAAAATGCAAAGCTATTCTTCGCCGCAGCACGGAGCCCCGAACGTGAACTCCGCTTCGAAAGAAATATCCGAAAAATTGCGGAAAAGTCCCTTCCGTTTCTCCGCGATGCTACGTCAATTGAGACGATGCCTGATCAAACTTGGCTGGACACCTACTCCACATTCGCGGAAAAAATTTCAGACGAGGACCTTCAGACGCTTTGGGGTCAGGTCCTTGCAAGGGAGTTCACTGATTCCGGCTCGATATCGTTGAAGACATTGCGCGTCCTCCAAGACTTGACCAAGAGGCAAGCAAATCTGTTTGCAAAGCTTTGCGGGTCCGTGGTGTTGGTGTCGGAAGATCGAGCTGGCAAAGAAGATACCCACTACCTTTCCATTCGCTTAGATGGCGGCATGCCTGACTACTTAAAGCTGACCGGGCTCGACTTTCCGGATTTAGTGGAGCTAGCAGATTTTGGCCTCGTCACGCTTGGTACCAGGGCCTTTGAGGCAGACGCGGGAGCCTGGTTCACATATTTTGATAAGCAATTCCAGATCACTGACAAAGTCGCGATACGTTGCAATCCGCTTTCAAGCGTGGGGAAGGAACTTTACCATCTCGCTCAAGGGGAAAAGAGCGAAGCTTATCTCAAAGCGGTAAAAAAACTTTTCAAAAACAAAGTTGGGCCCGACGAGCCAGTGGCCAGTAAGTCCAAGTTCCGTTGA
- a CDS encoding VPA1269 family protein: MITEFPTDKGIIAFNGTMEHWFGYTHRESEAKDAIDRLQSIAATAFITIDQFSAEIDLLIEEEVCLSPSYFISKGMPNYRIAERIVQETEFGDSILTALTEVGLMGFAERLEDQETRDYVARILLRLIASLVMASTGLADLDEAPKDLILSWLAFWRTPDGLRWRTDLVGKNARMHQCLKEIAQAFARYYEDDSLLKHASQSRLANGNKPTWAAIQGRPTPLQADLLSHYSKYAAASRARPTLNKNMLMDLDVYLAEAGHSSLFEALQIRLERREVAENYTKRFGVTRKCLDKIRQLQQFQNYVIAELRESSDGIALYPLVTEDDVNWIKGQIDDLGNRKHPRARSRPLPERLYYIAKQILDEGENGWAGRQSFFKKNAFVSGQWMEVYCPVIPTLLRCAFDLPLRMAQWRRLDSGEGDLRRFNATTMAWETNPSENAGFWATRDKLSTPQSRGYALLYEEVSPAITGFFVNTNKTGSPYGIPWMAEELHLRLFELLEWQLKFNPVKSPVGPDDYLDDPKEYSARAKARLPDIFALFRTLPDGWQPYSGRPPTAADINLSWNFLMMEVERVWNELNPDDQVTIVVKYNEKTGQPQKSIYTPHGMRVRGITNLYRAGIPIDILSEMVAGHASIIMTLYYVLYDASTIHNMLEKAAVETQSIAVREFMNDFRNMKIEEARLKTTFTEHTSLEEAVATADRVQFCNSDIGVCPFDGTRCNDGGPLLRKENVKGATSKNVYGPVAGGPRNCIMCRHLISGPPFIIPLELFGSSLLAKRKRLAVQQADQRRKLNTLRERRRTGDLSNEVYRQTIDRLRIENNEVKDHIEIVDEAIYRTVIHLTSAAKILAADRGIEQRPDQSLMNPNGSAVVFKEVSDFEQAAVLTAASRVYSILHSDELEALKQKTLDQILFKSGILPLSLRADITDEERVACGDLFSKFLLERFRSDEITALRDGKLSLRDLEIANQVEDILAKSIIHQPPNAISQNSRNLVLS, translated from the coding sequence ATGATCACAGAATTCCCGACAGACAAAGGTATCATTGCGTTCAACGGCACAATGGAACATTGGTTTGGATATACTCACCGCGAGAGCGAAGCAAAGGATGCGATAGATCGTCTACAGTCCATCGCAGCAACCGCCTTCATTACTATAGACCAATTTTCAGCAGAAATAGACCTTCTGATCGAGGAAGAAGTTTGCCTCTCGCCAAGTTACTTCATTTCGAAGGGAATGCCGAACTACCGCATTGCGGAACGCATCGTTCAAGAGACGGAATTCGGCGACTCAATTCTCACAGCTCTGACTGAAGTTGGATTGATGGGTTTCGCCGAGAGGCTCGAAGATCAAGAGACACGCGACTACGTTGCAAGGATTCTTCTTCGCTTGATCGCTAGTCTGGTTATGGCTTCGACCGGCCTTGCAGACTTAGATGAAGCACCCAAAGATTTGATTCTATCTTGGCTTGCGTTTTGGCGCACCCCTGACGGTCTTCGATGGCGCACCGATTTGGTCGGCAAAAATGCTCGTATGCATCAATGCCTAAAGGAGATCGCCCAGGCATTTGCCCGATATTACGAAGATGACAGCCTTCTAAAGCATGCCTCGCAATCACGGCTGGCAAACGGAAATAAACCGACATGGGCAGCCATCCAAGGGCGTCCCACGCCTTTGCAAGCGGACCTTCTTTCGCACTATTCTAAGTACGCTGCCGCATCGAGAGCCAGGCCCACACTAAACAAGAATATGCTGATGGACCTGGACGTTTACCTTGCTGAGGCAGGTCACTCGTCCCTTTTCGAAGCTCTCCAAATAAGGCTAGAGCGCCGAGAAGTGGCTGAGAATTACACGAAACGCTTCGGAGTTACTCGCAAGTGCCTAGACAAGATTAGGCAGCTCCAGCAATTCCAAAATTATGTCATAGCTGAATTGCGCGAGTCTTCCGACGGTATCGCGCTCTATCCCCTCGTTACTGAAGATGACGTCAATTGGATCAAAGGCCAGATTGATGATTTGGGAAATAGGAAGCACCCTCGCGCTCGTTCTCGGCCCCTACCCGAACGGCTCTATTATATTGCGAAGCAAATTTTGGACGAGGGTGAAAACGGATGGGCCGGTAGGCAGTCATTTTTCAAGAAGAACGCTTTTGTATCCGGGCAATGGATGGAAGTTTATTGTCCTGTGATTCCAACACTTTTGCGGTGCGCCTTTGATCTACCCCTTCGTATGGCGCAATGGCGTCGCCTGGACTCTGGCGAGGGGGACTTGCGCCGATTTAATGCCACAACAATGGCTTGGGAGACCAATCCATCGGAAAATGCAGGATTTTGGGCAACACGCGACAAGCTTTCGACCCCTCAGTCCCGTGGCTATGCACTACTATATGAAGAAGTCTCGCCCGCGATAACCGGCTTCTTTGTGAATACGAACAAAACTGGGTCTCCCTACGGTATCCCATGGATGGCCGAAGAGCTTCACTTGCGACTTTTTGAGCTTCTCGAATGGCAACTTAAGTTCAATCCGGTCAAATCACCGGTGGGGCCAGATGATTATTTGGACGATCCAAAAGAGTATTCTGCCCGCGCAAAGGCTCGTCTCCCTGATATCTTCGCACTTTTCCGAACTCTTCCTGATGGATGGCAGCCCTATTCAGGTCGACCTCCAACCGCAGCGGATATCAATCTGAGCTGGAACTTCCTGATGATGGAGGTCGAACGTGTTTGGAACGAGCTGAATCCCGACGACCAGGTTACCATAGTCGTCAAGTACAACGAAAAAACCGGACAGCCGCAAAAATCCATTTACACGCCACACGGCATGAGAGTTCGGGGCATTACCAATCTCTACAGAGCCGGTATACCTATCGACATCCTGAGCGAGATGGTGGCAGGCCACGCCTCCATCATCATGACGCTTTACTACGTATTGTATGATGCATCGACGATCCACAATATGCTTGAGAAGGCAGCGGTCGAAACTCAGTCCATCGCCGTGCGGGAGTTTATGAATGACTTCCGCAACATGAAAATTGAAGAGGCGCGACTTAAGACGACGTTCACTGAGCATACCTCGCTTGAGGAAGCGGTCGCAACGGCGGACCGTGTTCAGTTTTGCAACAGCGACATCGGGGTGTGCCCGTTCGACGGGACCAGATGTAATGACGGTGGCCCACTTTTACGAAAAGAGAACGTAAAGGGGGCGACGTCCAAAAATGTCTACGGACCGGTCGCGGGCGGCCCCCGTAACTGCATTATGTGCAGGCATCTTATCTCTGGGCCTCCTTTTATTATTCCCTTGGAACTTTTCGGAAGTTCGTTGCTCGCGAAACGAAAACGACTCGCAGTTCAGCAAGCCGATCAGCGGCGAAAGCTGAACACACTTCGCGAACGTCGTCGGACCGGTGATTTGTCTAACGAAGTTTATCGTCAGACCATTGACCGATTAAGAATCGAAAACAATGAGGTCAAAGACCACATCGAGATCGTTGACGAAGCGATATATCGCACAGTCATTCATTTGACCTCGGCGGCAAAGATACTTGCGGCGGACCGTGGGATCGAACAACGACCAGACCAGAGCTTGATGAACCCCAACGGGAGCGCTGTGGTTTTCAAGGAGGTGAGCGATTTTGAACAGGCAGCCGTCTTAACAGCTGCCAGCAGAGTCTATTCCATTCTTCACAGCGATGAACTTGAAGCTCTGAAGCAAAAGACGCTCGACCAAATTCTCTTCAAATCTGGAATTCTGCCGCTGTCGTTGCGAGCCGACATAACCGACGAAGAACGCGTTGCCTGCGGCGATCTGTTTTCGAAATTCTTGCTAGAGAGGTTTCGAAGCGATGAGATTACCGCACTACGTGACGGGAAGCTATCACTTCGCGATCTGGAGATTGCCAATCAAGTAGAGGACATCCTCGCAAAAAGCATCATCCATCAGCCGCCAAATGCAATTTCTCAGAACTCCAGAAATCTAGTCTTGAGCTAA